The Bacteroidales bacterium genome contains the following window.
ATTAGAATTGCAGGCAAAAAAAACTCCAGTTAAAAGGAGTATCAAAAAAATCAATTTTGTTTTCATCTTTATCTGTTTTTTGGTTTGACAGTGCTGCTTTTTAAAAATGGCCATCGGGCATATTGAAATGTTGGGGGATTGCGGGCGTCGTTACTGTCTGCCGTTGCAAAAATTAATGCGAGCAGAAATGTTCAGGTAATTACTTATCTCCCAATATTTTATACCTGATGTTACTGGTGGTGCTTATTTGTTCAGCGTTTTTATTTGTTATGTATTACATTCCTTCTATTCCTATAAATCCCTTTTAAGATAAATCATATCAACAAGTTGAATGTCTCCCTCGAACATCGGATGGTCATAATTGTCTGTAAAAAAATTCTTTACCCGATGGGACTTTTCAAATCCACAACTTTCATAAAAGGACAAGATTGCCGGCGTTTCGCCTGTCCCGACCAGCATTGTTTTGTAGTCGTTTTTGTAGAAATCAAGTATGAAGTTTATCAATGCTCTACCGTACCCCTTGCCTTGATATTTCCCGTATGTCGCTATGTTTTTCAACTCGCAGGTTTCGCTATTTACCGGCACTACAACGCAAACACTTTTCAAATCATCGTCATATAGAGCAAACAAGTCTCCAACAGGCAAATACTTGTCAACCATATTTTCCTGCTCATCTGCCAGCAATAGCAAGTCAAGGAACTGTTTCTTATTATTGCTAATCTTTTCTATTCGAACCATAATTTATTATTTCCCGATTTGGCAAGTTATACTTTCCGTAGTATCGTTCCGTTTTGCAGCTACACGTAAACAGGAATCTTTAAGCAACAAGCTTACTACGATACACTAAACTTCAAATTTAGCACTTTCCTAATAATATGAAACACAAAACCCCTGCTTGTGTGTAGGTGCTGAAAGTAGCCGGGCGATTTCAACATTTACTAAGTCATTGGTATCATTAAATTTTATCGTTGTTTTATTTGATTGTGTAGCTCACATTGCGTCCTCTTCCGCGTTTTTCAATCAGTCCTTTATTAAGCAACCCTGATAAAATACGTTTAACGGTTGGTGCGGGTATCGTCAATTTTTCGGCAATTTCCTCCGACTGATGTTAGGGCGGTTTTGAATAATCATAAAAATTGATTTTTCTTTGGGTGAAAGTTGCGTTTCTAAACCACTTTAAAGCAATTTGGGCATAAGTCTTTTATTTAATCAAATAATGGCACAACTTCTTCAATAACCATCTGAACTTTCGCATGTGCCATGCCATTACTTTCGTTATAATCCGATGACGTGGTAACAATGACCATATTCAGATCTTTTACCACCATAATATATTGCCCGCCATAACCAAGTGCTAAAAACATATCGTGTTCATTATTGCTACCATGTACCGGATTCTCCCACCATGATCTGTTTCGCTTTGACCTGTACCACCATTGGTATCCATAGTCGAAGAATTCACTCTCAGCTACATGCGGTTTTGTTGATAAATTAACCCATTCTTTTGGAACGATTTGTTCACCATTCCAATAACCGTTATTTAAAACCAGCAAACCGATTTTTGCCATATCTCTCGGATACATATGAAGATCACTGTGGCATTGAAGAACATCATTTTCTTTTTGCCAATAAAACTCCGAAATGCCCAGCTTGTTGAACAGAACTTCTTTTGCAAATTCATCAGCTTGTTTTTTTTCAAGTGTATAAATAATACTGCCGAGTAGATTTGTGCCATTATTATTGTATTTAAACCTCTCTCCCGGATTGGATACTAATGGCTGACTGAGCATTTGTTTCACCAGGTCATAAGGATCATCTTTCTCAAAATCATCATCCTCGGGAAGTCCTGAAGTCATTGTTAAAACATGTTTAAGTGTGATTTTCTCTTTATCAGGGGTTTTTAATGTATCATATTGCGGGAAAAAATTAAAAACTGGTTCGTCGACATCAAGTTTCTTATGACCTTCTAATGATATTCCTAATAGCAAAGATATTATACTCTTTGTACACGAATGAATTTGATGCAGTTGGCTTCGATCGTAACCATAAAAATATTCTTCAAGAACTAGTTTCTGATCTTTAATAATAACAAATGATTCAAGACGACCGAATTTCTGCTTAATGATCCTTTCAATCAAATTGTAAAATGAAGATGAATCTTTTACAAATTCAAATATAGAAGCGATTTGCAGTTGATCATTACGATTTTCAGGCTGATGATAGGTATATTTTATACTTCCGTTTGAACAGGAAGGGTAAGGAATAAATAATTTATTTACATCATTATCTTCATCACGAAAAAAATCCAGTTTGTTGGTGTCAGAAGGATCCCCCCAACAGGCAGTTCCTGTTATGATCCCTTTCTGATGATCCACAATTCCCTTATAGAAACCTTCCTCTTCATAATCAATCACGAATTGATCAGTAGAATCTGTGAATTGGACACTATTAATCTCCCAATAATCGTAAAAATGGTCATCCCAAAGAAAACAGCCTCGTGCACTGAGCTTACCAAAGGCATCGCCACTTATTTGAATTATAGGCTCT
Protein-coding sequences here:
- a CDS encoding GNAT family N-acetyltransferase — protein: MVRIEKISNNKKQFLDLLLLADEQENMVDKYLPVGDLFALYDDDLKSVCVVVPVNSETCELKNIATYGKYQGKGYGRALINFILDFYKNDYKTMLVGTGETPAILSFYESCGFEKSHRVKNFFTDNYDHPMFEGDIQLVDMIYLKRDL
- a CDS encoding serine hydrolase, giving the protein MDKIKNVLVAIGFSGLLISCNQTKNPEIDQTEFVNNIHYVSIDGLWRVTQETAIKYPHGTLEPIIQISGDAFGKLSARGCFLWDDHFYDYWEINSVQFTDSTDQFVIDYEEEGFYKGIVDHQKGIITGTACWGDPSDTNKLDFFRDEDNDVNKLFIPYPSCSNGSIKYTYHQPENRNDQLQIASIFEFVKDSSSFYNLIERIIKQKFGRLESFVIIKDQKLVLEEYFYGYDRSQLHQIHSCTKSIISLLLGISLEGHKKLDVDEPVFNFFPQYDTLKTPDKEKITLKHVLTMTSGLPEDDDFEKDDPYDLVKQMLSQPLVSNPGERFKYNNNGTNLLGSIIYTLEKKQADEFAKEVLFNKLGISEFYWQKENDVLQCHSDLHMYPRDMAKIGLLVLNNGYWNGEQIVPKEWVNLSTKPHVAESEFFDYGYQWWYRSKRNRSWWENPVHGSNNEHDMFLALGYGGQYIMVVKDLNMVIVTTSSDYNESNGMAHAKVQMVIEEVVPLFD